A genomic region of Methanothermobacter sp. CaT2 contains the following coding sequences:
- a CDS encoding NosD domain-containing protein: MSRISFLVLVLAVAFLLVNGVSATVVNLNTTEEFSTIQEAIDNSTDGHHLIVNSGTYNENVLVNKTLTLEANGTVTVSASNSNMPVFNVTANNTQVKGFTITGGNPGIHLTGSNNTICNNTITSNGEEGIYLHSGSGNNTICNNTITSNGEEGIYLHSGSGNNTICNNTITSNGEEGIYLHSGSGNNTICNNTITSNGYGIGLYDGSCNIICNNTITSNSYEGIYLLGSDNNTICNNTITNNQWGIYLYESSNNTICNNTITNNSNGIYLYGSNNTICNNTITNSSYGIVLYSGSGNNIICNNTVTNNQWGIELFGSNNNTICNNTIIINRYGIFLSGSGNNTIVGNYFINNTNQTAGDLSGNYWNGTEVGNYWSDYAGDDLDGDGIGDTPYNLDQKPLIVDLMIENISTSGGIQVRVKNNGKADITRIDLNAKIPITIQYNSQEFTRDIDPLPNGGTQTITLNIVPAGNYQIITTILYNETTHYLETTTIRDANTSNNIKNINITAGNLKVTPTSGVAPLNIKVSADLTNTGDFPGNYTAGLIVNGRRVATKTVEVPAGGVVVVSFNYTLTSAGNYTLAINNLTAFVSVKISVKQLTDAASWVRAYYGRYGRLPGKVTISGQGYSMAQFLYLLCRATVNINAGNVAPISVKSVASPTAPGGWYRHGRLYRSSYVGVAKNILSFIDRYARAPNYTITGLGRIPFQRLVYVYSEIIKFYGTNKRLPNYVTI; this comes from the coding sequence ATGTCGAGGATCTCATTTCTAGTGCTAGTTTTAGCAGTGGCGTTCTTGCTTGTAAATGGGGTATCAGCAACAGTTGTTAACTTAAATACAACTGAAGAATTCAGCACAATCCAGGAAGCCATAGATAACAGTACAGATGGACATCATTTAATCGTCAATTCAGGAACCTACAATGAAAATGTGCTCGTTAACAAAACTCTAACATTAGAGGCTAACGGAACAGTAACCGTATCCGCAAGCAATAGTAACATGCCAGTATTCAATGTCACAGCCAACAACACACAGGTCAAAGGATTCACAATAACAGGTGGCAACCCCGGAATCCACCTAACTGGATCCAACAACACTATCTGTAACAATACCATCACCAGCAACGGCGAGGAGGGAATCTACCTACATAGTGGATCAGGTAATAACACCATCTGTAACAATACCATCACCAGCAACGGCGAGGAGGGAATCTACCTACATAGTGGATCAGGTAATAACACCATCTGTAACAATACCATCACCAGCAACGGCGAGGAGGGAATCTACCTACATAGTGGATCAGGTAATAACACCATCTGTAACAATACCATCACCAGCAACGGCTATGGAATCGGCCTATATGATGGATCATGTAATATTATTTGTAACAATACTATCACCAGCAACAGCTACGAGGGGATCTACCTACTTGGATCAGATAATAATACTATCTGTAACAATACCATCACCAACAACCAATGGGGAATCTACCTATATGAATCAAGTAATAATACTATCTGTAACAACACAATCACCAACAACAGCAATGGAATCTACCTATATGGATCCAACAACACCATCTGCAACAACACAATCACCAACAGCAGCTATGGAATCGTCCTATATAGTGGATCAGGTAATAATATTATCTGTAACAATACCGTCACCAACAACCAATGGGGAATCGAACTATTTGGATCCAACAACAATACTATCTGTAACAATACCATTATCATCAACAGGTATGGAATCTTCCTATCTGGATCAGGTAACAATACTATTGTTGGGAATTATTTCATTAACAACACAAACCAAACAGCAGGAGATTTAAGTGGCAATTATTGGAATGGGACAGAAGTGGGTAATTACTGGTCAGATTATGCGGGAGACGATCTCGATGGTGATGGTATAGGTGACACACCATACAATTTGGATCAGAAACCATTAATCGTTGACTTAATGATTGAAAATATCAGCACAAGCGGCGGTATACAGGTAAGGGTTAAAAATAATGGGAAAGCAGATATAACAAGGATAGATCTGAACGCAAAAATCCCAATCACAATACAATATAACAGCCAAGAATTCACACGAGACATAGACCCCCTACCAAACGGAGGAACACAAACAATCACACTGAATATCGTCCCAGCAGGAAACTATCAAATCATAACAACAATACTATACAACGAAACAACACACTACCTGGAAACTACAACCATAAGAGACGCTAACACCAGCAACAACATCAAAAACATCAACATAACAGCAGGGAACCTTAAGGTGACTCCAACGAGTGGAGTGGCGCCACTGAACATTAAAGTGTCTGCTGATTTGACAAATACCGGCGACTTTCCAGGAAATTATACAGCTGGACTTATAGTGAATGGTCGGAGAGTAGCTACAAAGACCGTGGAGGTTCCTGCTGGTGGTGTGGTGGTTGTGAGCTTCAATTACACCTTGACTTCAGCGGGTAATTATACCCTGGCAATAAATAATCTGACAGCCTTTGTGAGTGTTAAAATTAGTGTTAAACAGCTCACTGATGCTGCTTCTTGGGTTAGAGCTTATTATGGGCGTTATGGTAGATTGCCAGGTAAAGTGACAATCAGTGGACAGGGGTATAGTATGGCGCAGTTCCTTTACCTGCTTTGCAGGGCAACGGTTAATATAAATGCTGGTAACGTGGCTCCGATTTCTGTGAAGAGTGTTGCAAGTCCGACAGCTCCTGGTGGATGGTATAGGCATGGCAGACTTTACAGGTCAAGTTATGTGGGGGTTGCAAAGAATATCCTTTCATTCATTGACAGGTATGCTCGAGCACCAAATTACACCATCACTGGCCTTGGAAGAATACCATTCCAACGTCTGGTTTACGTGTACAGTGAAATCATAAAATTTTATGGAACCAATAAGCGGCTACCAAACTACGTCACAATCTAA
- a CDS encoding Nre family DNA repair protein has protein sequence MIRSKYAFLQRLTRDLKMKSISIGEELEGATPPSVFIGSWNYPKVYAGPMIAPVQEEVEIFDSPERWIPERKTQEEIIDYRLNLVRGKQLVGVRDLDNHLVEKLQEISLSSGAIESEAQFRRKPRGLFFSEEQTPHGPSAVLENFEIENVKWDRELERAYHDTDLRAREAIVELHRRGTPFSAVQKALSVGALGEGKRRKLVPTRWSITACDSTLADHFLERVLEYEPIDTFRVHEFESLKNHYLILLTPSEWQYEWMEAFMKRDGRAMIFSDHETGKGKREYSRVGGCYYSAKMAVLDALDREEKQAGAIILREAYPGYVPLGVFNVRENVKNAMDTEPTMFNDLRGALEFIDSKLKLGLEAFRVRSNLLKELEISRQTTLDSFFR, from the coding sequence ATGATAAGGTCAAAGTACGCCTTCCTCCAGAGGCTCACAAGGGACCTCAAAATGAAATCAATAAGCATAGGAGAGGAACTGGAGGGAGCAACACCCCCATCGGTCTTCATAGGTAGCTGGAATTACCCTAAGGTTTATGCGGGCCCCATGATAGCCCCTGTACAGGAGGAAGTGGAAATATTTGACTCCCCCGAGCGATGGATACCAGAGAGAAAGACACAGGAGGAGATCATAGACTACCGTCTCAACCTTGTAAGGGGAAAACAGCTGGTGGGCGTCCGCGACCTGGACAATCACCTCGTGGAAAAACTCCAGGAGATATCCCTCTCATCAGGGGCCATTGAAAGCGAGGCCCAGTTCAGAAGGAAACCACGAGGACTCTTTTTCAGCGAAGAACAGACGCCCCATGGTCCCAGCGCAGTTCTTGAGAACTTTGAGATAGAAAACGTGAAATGGGACCGTGAACTTGAGAGGGCCTACCACGACACTGACCTCAGGGCACGGGAGGCCATAGTCGAGCTCCACAGGAGGGGTACACCCTTCTCGGCCGTACAGAAGGCACTCTCAGTCGGTGCCCTCGGCGAAGGGAAAAGGAGAAAACTTGTACCGACAAGGTGGTCAATAACAGCCTGTGACAGCACCCTCGCCGACCACTTCCTCGAAAGGGTCCTTGAATATGAGCCCATAGACACCTTCAGGGTCCATGAGTTTGAGAGCCTCAAAAACCATTACCTGATACTCCTGACACCCTCAGAGTGGCAGTATGAATGGATGGAGGCCTTCATGAAGAGGGACGGCCGTGCAATGATATTCTCAGACCATGAGACCGGTAAGGGTAAGAGGGAATATTCAAGGGTGGGTGGCTGCTACTACAGCGCCAAGATGGCTGTTCTCGATGCCCTGGACCGGGAGGAAAAACAGGCAGGGGCAATCATCCTGAGGGAGGCCTACCCGGGCTACGTGCCCCTCGGAGTATTCAATGTGAGGGAGAACGTGAAAAATGCCATGGATACAGAACCCACCATGTTCAACGACCTGAGGGGTGCACTTGAATTCATTGACAGTAAGCTTAAACTTGGACTTGAGGCCTTCAGGGTGAGGAGCAACCTCCTGAAGGAACTTGAAATATCCAGACAGACAACCCTTGACTCGTTCTTCAGGTGA
- a CDS encoding DegT/DnrJ/EryC1/StrS family aminotransferase, which translates to MKLKFREPSAEARRAVCRAALYGEKHDPEARIRKVTGHRYARLLNSGNAAILLLAHRLEGPLLVPDQGGWRGFMRIPEITGMEVLTVKTDLGLLDPEVLDARLTETGASALLVTSFAGYTAEQPIRELADVCRSHGALLVEDASGSVSDPLERLCNGKISDIIIASTGAPKTVNAGGGGFISTSVPQIVQQDMLLSALKADPYVRAAVALELEVAERNLTETLRACSYLKENLEGVLHPDKRGINVIIPSSDPRGDVKRLRKVINADGRSIFTPCPSYDRVIESAVAVEVKNLDVGSLTPENLEAMAELISSTMGATRPR; encoded by the coding sequence ATGAAGCTGAAATTCAGAGAACCCTCTGCAGAGGCGAGGAGGGCCGTGTGCCGCGCTGCACTCTACGGCGAGAAGCATGACCCTGAGGCCCGGATCAGGAAGGTGACCGGACACAGATACGCCAGGTTACTCAACAGCGGAAATGCGGCCATACTTCTCCTGGCCCACCGCCTTGAGGGGCCCCTCCTGGTACCCGACCAGGGCGGCTGGAGGGGATTCATGAGGATCCCTGAAATAACCGGGATGGAGGTACTGACCGTGAAGACAGACCTTGGGCTCCTGGACCCGGAGGTCCTCGATGCGAGACTGACTGAGACGGGTGCCAGTGCACTCCTTGTGACGAGCTTTGCAGGTTACACGGCAGAACAGCCCATCAGGGAACTTGCAGATGTCTGCAGATCCCACGGGGCTCTTCTGGTTGAGGACGCCTCAGGGAGCGTCTCAGACCCCCTGGAGAGACTTTGCAATGGCAAAATCAGTGACATTATAATAGCATCCACAGGTGCACCGAAGACCGTGAACGCGGGTGGTGGGGGATTCATATCAACATCAGTCCCGCAAATCGTGCAGCAGGACATGCTCCTCTCCGCCCTCAAAGCTGACCCATACGTGAGGGCGGCTGTGGCCCTTGAGCTAGAAGTTGCAGAGAGGAACCTTACAGAGACCCTCAGAGCCTGCAGCTACCTCAAGGAGAACCTTGAAGGGGTCCTGCACCCCGATAAGAGGGGTATAAACGTCATAATACCATCCAGTGATCCCCGTGGTGATGTGAAGCGCCTCAGAAAGGTTATAAACGCCGACGGGAGAAGCATATTCACTCCCTGTCCCTCCTATGATCGAGTCATTGAGAGTGCAGTTGCAGTTGAGGTTAAAAACCTTGATGTGGGTTCTCTGACCCCTGAAAACCTTGAGGCGATGGCCGAGTTAATCTCTTCAACCATGGGGGCGACTAGGCCACGGTGA
- a CDS encoding UPF0280 family protein, with product MERIVIGETRINLRTEIRNHGLSGFVLGERMKLMDYIRRNPEFLTSLEPVVVSEGPLIVRMMSRASRKAEVGPMAAVAGTISQLSLMHLMGKGSRCSIIDNGGDIALVNNRKITVGLYAGSSSLSGTVGFLLKPGGPRGICTSSGTVGHSISFGRADSVTVFASEASTADALATSIANSADGPDDISAVENALERADDFREHFRGVMVVVGEHAGTVGRIPRLVMTDRKAVLGDLWDEV from the coding sequence ATGGAAAGGATAGTTATCGGTGAGACCCGCATAAATCTCAGGACAGAAATAAGGAACCATGGACTCTCTGGATTCGTTCTGGGAGAGAGGATGAAGCTCATGGATTATATCCGGAGAAATCCCGAGTTTTTAACATCCCTTGAACCTGTTGTGGTGTCTGAGGGCCCTCTCATCGTCAGGATGATGTCCCGGGCCTCACGGAAGGCTGAGGTTGGACCCATGGCAGCGGTTGCAGGGACAATATCCCAGCTCTCACTCATGCACCTCATGGGTAAGGGTTCCCGGTGCAGCATAATCGACAACGGCGGTGACATCGCCCTTGTTAACAACCGCAAAATCACTGTGGGTCTCTATGCTGGATCTTCATCACTCTCAGGGACTGTGGGCTTCCTTCTGAAGCCAGGCGGTCCCAGGGGTATCTGCACATCCTCGGGGACTGTGGGGCACTCCATAAGCTTCGGGAGGGCAGATTCTGTGACAGTTTTCGCATCTGAGGCCAGCACAGCAGACGCCCTTGCGACCTCAATAGCAAACAGTGCGGATGGCCCTGATGATATATCAGCCGTTGAGAATGCCCTTGAAAGGGCTGATGACTTCAGGGAGCATTTCCGGGGTGTTATGGTTGTGGTGGGTGAACATGCAGGTACCGTCGGCAGAATACCTCGACTTGTAATGACTGATAGAAAGGCTGTTCTTGGTGACCTCTGGGATGAGGTATAG
- a CDS encoding 2-isopropylmalate synthase, whose protein sequence is MQVRVLDTTLRDGEQTPGVSLTPEEKLRIALKIDALGADIIEAGSAITSEGEREGIRKITAEGLSAEICSFARAVREDIDAAVSCDVDSVHLVVPTSDLHLEHKLRKTREEVLEQAVDCTEYAVDHGILVELSAEDSTRSDMDFLRTIFREGIEAGAERICACDTVGILTPERSYEFYRGLSELGAPLSVHCHNDFGLAVANSLAGLRAGASEVHATINGIGERAGNAALEEVVVALKSLYDVDTSINIEMLYETSRMVARMTGVYLQPNKAIVGENAFAHESGIHADGVLKKAETYEPITPEMVGHRRRFVMGKHIGTHALRKRLDELGMKVADDKLMEIFRRVKTLGDMGKCVTDVDLQAIAEDVLGVMEDKVVDLQEVTIVSGNRVTPTASVKLRVDDREVLEAGTGVGPVDAAIVAIKKSLEDFADITLEEYHVDAITGGTDALIDVVIKLRHGDRIISARSTQPDIIMASVEAFLSGVNRLLANEKSEGTH, encoded by the coding sequence TTGCAGGTTAGAGTACTTGATACCACACTGAGGGATGGAGAACAGACACCAGGGGTTTCACTCACCCCTGAGGAAAAACTGAGAATAGCACTCAAAATCGATGCACTGGGCGCAGACATCATTGAGGCAGGCTCAGCAATCACATCAGAGGGTGAAAGGGAAGGTATCAGGAAAATCACAGCTGAGGGTTTGAGTGCAGAGATCTGCAGCTTCGCAAGGGCTGTGCGGGAGGACATAGACGCTGCAGTCTCATGTGACGTTGACAGTGTGCACCTGGTGGTCCCAACATCTGACCTGCACCTTGAACACAAACTCCGAAAGACAAGGGAGGAGGTCCTCGAGCAGGCGGTGGACTGCACAGAGTATGCAGTGGACCATGGTATTCTGGTCGAACTCTCAGCAGAGGACTCAACAAGAAGTGACATGGACTTCCTCCGGACCATCTTCAGGGAGGGTATAGAGGCCGGTGCAGAGAGGATATGCGCCTGTGACACTGTCGGCATACTCACACCAGAACGTTCCTATGAGTTCTACAGGGGACTCTCAGAACTGGGGGCACCACTGAGTGTGCACTGCCACAACGACTTCGGCCTGGCAGTCGCAAACTCCCTTGCAGGTCTAAGGGCGGGGGCATCGGAGGTCCATGCAACAATAAACGGTATAGGTGAAAGGGCAGGCAATGCAGCCCTTGAGGAGGTTGTCGTGGCCCTTAAATCCCTCTATGATGTGGACACCAGTATCAACATAGAGATGCTCTATGAGACATCGAGGATGGTTGCAAGGATGACCGGTGTATACCTCCAGCCAAACAAGGCCATAGTGGGAGAAAACGCCTTCGCCCATGAATCAGGGATACACGCCGACGGTGTCCTCAAGAAGGCTGAAACCTATGAGCCAATAACACCTGAGATGGTTGGTCACAGGAGAAGGTTCGTGATGGGCAAACATATAGGCACCCATGCCCTCAGGAAGCGACTTGATGAACTCGGAATGAAGGTCGCCGATGATAAACTCATGGAGATATTCAGGAGGGTCAAGACACTGGGAGATATGGGTAAATGCGTTACCGATGTGGATCTCCAGGCAATAGCCGAGGATGTCCTCGGGGTCATGGAGGACAAGGTGGTTGACCTCCAGGAGGTCACCATAGTCTCAGGTAACCGGGTGACGCCCACAGCATCCGTCAAGCTCCGGGTCGATGACAGGGAGGTACTTGAGGCAGGTACCGGTGTTGGTCCCGTGGACGCAGCCATAGTTGCCATAAAGAAGAGCCTCGAGGACTTTGCAGACATAACACTTGAGGAGTACCACGTGGATGCCATCACAGGGGGTACAGATGCCCTCATAGACGTTGTCATAAAACTCAGACACGGGGACAGGATAATAAGTGCAAGGAGCACACAGCCAGACATCATAATGGCCAGTGTCGAGGCCTTCCTCAGCGGTGTTAACAGGCTCCTGGCAAATGAAAAATCTGAAGGGACTCATTGA
- the cgi121 gene encoding KEOPS complex subunit Cgi121, which yields MNLDVKGYRGVVRDLTGLLDELKGFPCTVQLMDARAVAGREHAIHGAIHALKAFERGQNISSDMGIEICLRVAGMRQISRAIELLGIKEGEMEICAVLVDCGDEVIKFLDSIFERDDGVLEPDEEYLRRIYDLGGEAETVGVGEALMERTTMLTVA from the coding sequence ATGAATTTAGACGTTAAAGGCTACCGTGGAGTTGTCAGAGACCTCACGGGGCTCCTTGATGAGCTGAAAGGTTTTCCATGCACGGTCCAGCTTATGGATGCCAGGGCAGTTGCAGGCAGGGAACATGCCATCCATGGGGCAATCCATGCACTGAAGGCCTTTGAGAGGGGCCAGAACATCTCCAGTGACATGGGGATAGAGATATGCCTTCGCGTTGCGGGTATGAGGCAGATAAGCAGGGCCATTGAGCTCCTGGGCATCAAAGAGGGTGAAATGGAGATCTGCGCCGTCCTTGTTGACTGTGGAGATGAAGTGATTAAATTTCTGGATTCAATTTTTGAAAGGGATGATGGTGTCCTCGAACCTGATGAGGAATATCTGAGGAGGATCTACGACCTTGGAGGGGAGGCTGAGACAGTCGGTGTTGGAGAGGCCCTCATGGAGAGGACCACAATGCTCACCGTGGCCTAG
- a CDS encoding geranylgeranyl reductase family protein, which produces MTDYDVLIMGAGPAGSTLARLTASKGFRVGLFERKKIIGLPLQCAGLVSHRIMEVNVLPDEFILNSVRGAVLHSPSGIKLRVSKDRPEAHVIDRTAYDQHLAELAREAGAELTKGTAVRDFNEKTGHVRVNGDELSADVLVDARGQSAAPSRYHARQYLVRFRDSEMDTDFVDLKVDSRLSPGFMWRIPIDEQTARVGVFGPQQNLKEFLKGFLSDLSSDFEILESHHGFIPRPDLDLRLVRGRCILLGDAAGQVKPTTGGGIVLASRAAGVAAEVIQGVLEGDADLKEYEDACRKIHMSEMKNQMRVQRTFRLLSDKDLDHIFLKMKEYGAEDIISEYGDMDRQTPLIREFLKRGILFRIIPSIITSKVAGIWK; this is translated from the coding sequence ATGACTGATTACGATGTTCTCATAATGGGGGCCGGGCCTGCCGGTTCAACCCTTGCAAGGCTCACAGCCAGTAAAGGATTCAGGGTTGGCCTCTTTGAGAGGAAGAAGATAATCGGTCTGCCACTTCAGTGTGCAGGACTCGTATCACACAGAATAATGGAGGTTAACGTGCTCCCTGATGAATTTATACTGAACAGTGTGAGGGGTGCTGTTCTCCATTCACCATCAGGCATAAAACTCAGGGTTTCTAAGGACAGACCAGAGGCCCATGTAATTGACAGAACAGCCTATGACCAGCACCTGGCAGAACTCGCGAGGGAAGCAGGCGCAGAGTTGACGAAGGGAACTGCGGTGAGGGATTTCAATGAGAAAACAGGTCATGTCAGGGTAAATGGCGATGAACTCAGTGCGGATGTTCTTGTGGATGCAAGGGGGCAGTCCGCCGCACCCAGCAGGTACCATGCGAGACAGTACCTTGTGAGGTTCAGGGACAGTGAGATGGACACTGACTTCGTGGACCTCAAGGTTGACTCCCGCCTCTCTCCAGGCTTTATGTGGAGGATACCTATAGATGAACAGACGGCGAGGGTGGGTGTCTTCGGACCCCAGCAGAACCTGAAGGAATTCCTTAAAGGCTTCCTCTCAGACCTCAGCAGCGACTTTGAGATCCTTGAGTCCCACCATGGGTTCATCCCCAGACCAGACCTGGATTTGAGACTCGTAAGGGGGAGATGCATTCTTCTTGGAGATGCTGCCGGGCAGGTTAAACCCACAACTGGTGGGGGCATAGTCCTGGCTTCCCGTGCTGCAGGGGTGGCGGCAGAGGTCATCCAGGGGGTCCTTGAGGGAGATGCAGACCTCAAAGAATATGAGGATGCCTGCAGGAAGATCCACATGTCAGAGATGAAGAACCAGATGAGGGTTCAGAGGACCTTCAGACTACTCTCAGACAAGGACCTTGACCACATATTCCTTAAGATGAAGGAGTACGGTGCAGAGGATATAATATCAGAATACGGGGACATGGACAGACAGACACCCCTCATCAGGGAGTTCCTGAAGAGGGGAATCCTGTTCAGGATAATACCATCCATCATCACGTCTAAGGTGGCAGGAATATGGAAATGA
- a CDS encoding TIGR01177 family methyltransferase produces the protein MMVLLSQEHPELPSAELRSVLRSEGIDFSVIESGSGYEVIDAPRSTWKILKKRLAYAHEISEVIGYAAADDLDDAAAEIDWSKYVRESFAVRIKKLCGDVDSRTLERTIGAIIKEDTGLKVDLEKPWTLIRPVLIDDRFILTRRLAVISKEHFNQARPHKRPFFYPGSMSPKLARCMVNLSGVKAGDRLLDPFCGTGGILIEAGLMGVRVVGADIDWRMVEGTRENLQHYGITDFEVIRSDARDLRLDEKVDAIVTDPPYGISASTAGEKSEKLYREFLDSAHSNLAEGGMICMAAPHYLDLESLIDERFSIRERYSMRMHRSLTRVIRVIERV, from the coding sequence ATGATGGTGTTACTCTCACAGGAGCACCCTGAACTCCCATCGGCGGAACTAAGGTCCGTTTTGAGGTCGGAGGGGATAGATTTCAGTGTTATCGAATCCGGAAGTGGATATGAGGTCATAGATGCTCCCAGGAGTACATGGAAGATCCTTAAAAAAAGGTTAGCCTATGCCCATGAGATCTCTGAGGTCATAGGATATGCGGCTGCTGATGATCTGGATGATGCTGCAGCGGAAATTGACTGGAGCAAATACGTCAGGGAAAGCTTCGCGGTGAGGATAAAAAAACTGTGTGGCGATGTGGATTCCAGGACACTCGAGAGGACCATCGGAGCGATCATAAAGGAGGATACGGGACTGAAGGTTGACCTTGAGAAGCCCTGGACCCTGATAAGACCGGTACTCATTGATGACAGGTTCATCCTTACAAGGAGGCTCGCAGTCATCAGCAAGGAACACTTCAACCAGGCCAGACCCCACAAGAGACCATTCTTCTACCCTGGTTCAATGAGCCCCAAACTCGCAAGGTGCATGGTCAACCTCTCAGGGGTGAAGGCAGGTGACAGGCTCCTTGACCCCTTCTGCGGTACAGGCGGGATACTCATAGAGGCGGGCCTCATGGGTGTGAGGGTTGTGGGGGCCGATATAGACTGGAGGATGGTTGAGGGCACCCGTGAAAACCTTCAGCATTACGGGATAACCGACTTCGAGGTTATAAGGTCTGATGCAAGGGATCTGAGGCTCGACGAGAAGGTCGACGCCATAGTGACCGATCCTCCCTACGGCATATCAGCTTCAACTGCAGGTGAGAAGAGTGAGAAGCTTTACAGGGAATTCCTGGACTCTGCACACTCAAACCTTGCAGAGGGGGGCATGATCTGCATGGCAGCACCCCACTACCTCGACCTGGAGAGCCTCATTGATGAAAGATTCAGCATCAGGGAGAGGTACTCAATGAGGATGCACAGGAGCCTCACAAGGGTTATAAGGGTCATTGAGAGGGTTTAG
- a CDS encoding PH domain-containing protein has product MFGRDRLHPGERILYETRPRFILNSKSTIIKALSAVIILYLFQGIVEGAGALDNVLIANYGVTVAEKVAWLLTGIIIIILLSILWDVISWRNRRYIITDQRVMVEEGVLWKRRYYINHRKIVDVSFSQSITERLLDSADLEIHGGHEGTNIILRDAPSPSKIEYHISRFTERGYDDAEEILRELSSSRRREPGFADPEFWETPEDEKESDGKFAVDRRGDESMGSDGKFAVDRRGDESIMERHSRKFKRYRREGRDD; this is encoded by the coding sequence ATGTTTGGCAGGGACAGGTTACATCCAGGTGAGAGAATTTTATATGAGACAAGGCCGCGGTTCATCCTCAACTCAAAATCAACCATAATAAAGGCCCTGTCAGCCGTGATAATACTATACCTCTTCCAGGGGATAGTTGAGGGAGCCGGAGCACTTGACAATGTCCTGATTGCAAATTATGGTGTCACAGTAGCTGAGAAGGTCGCATGGCTTCTTACGGGTATAATAATCATAATCCTCCTCTCCATCCTCTGGGATGTGATCTCCTGGAGGAACAGGCGCTACATAATCACCGACCAGAGGGTCATGGTTGAGGAGGGGGTCCTCTGGAAGAGGAGGTACTACATAAACCACAGGAAGATAGTGGACGTATCCTTCTCACAGAGCATAACAGAGAGGCTCCTTGACTCTGCGGATCTGGAGATCCATGGGGGCCACGAGGGCACCAACATAATACTCAGGGATGCACCATCCCCCTCAAAGATCGAGTACCATATCAGCAGGTTCACAGAGAGGGGATATGATGATGCAGAGGAGATCCTCAGGGAACTATCATCCAGTAGAAGGAGAGAGCCAGGATTTGCAGACCCGGAATTCTGGGAGACCCCTGAGGATGAGAAGGAATCTGACGGTAAGTTTGCGGTGGATAGGCGCGGTGATGAATCCATGGGATCTGACGGTAAGTTTGCGGTGGATAGGCGCGGTGATGAATCCATAATGGAGAGACACTCAAGGAAATTTAAGAGATACAGAAGGGAGGGCAGGGATGACTGA